A part of Entelurus aequoreus isolate RoL-2023_Sb linkage group LG03, RoL_Eaeq_v1.1, whole genome shotgun sequence genomic DNA contains:
- the LOC133646735 gene encoding uncharacterized protein LOC133646735 → MYVHAYTLYSAVRPFGCNFILGSHDKDDDPQLYRVDPSGVSYGYWGCAIGKAKQATKTEIEKLQVTVLPQGVRALQEDQENRGAGCGRQGPEVGRQGPEVGRLVEILPAGVAGCKAIGIRCKDGVVFGLEKLVLSKLYEEGSNKRILNIDRHVGMAVAGLLADAHSLAEVAREEASNFKSNYGHNIPLKHLSERVAMYVHAYTLYSAVRPFGCNFILGSHDKDDDPQLYRVDPSGVSYGYWGCAIGKAKQATKTEIEKLQVLPQGVRALQEDQENRGAGCGRQGPEVGRQGPEVGRLVEILPAGVAGCKGPALPQESSAAGLRERQQGSGQRPRQKPRHPAGGEQPAAVLSQVRQDLRLHQARAHRLQDQASGGVQEEPGGAGRVGAQTRQGRPRPSRRWTRCHSCRASWGS, encoded by the exons ATGTACGTGCACGCCTACACCCTGTACAGCGCAGTGCGACCCTTTGGCTGCAA CTTCATCCTGGGCTCCCACGACAAAGACGACGACCCGCAGCTCTATAGGGTCGACCCTTCCGGTGTCTCTTAT GGCTACTGGGGGTGTGCCATCGGAAAAGCCAAACAAGCTACCAAGACAGAAATTGAGAAATTGCAGGTGACT GTTCTTCCTCAAGGTGTCCGAGCTCTTCAAGAAGACCAGG AAAATCGAGGCGCGGGTTGCGGCCGACAAGGACCTGAAGTTGGCCGACAAGGACCTGAAGTTGGCCGACTTGTTGAAATATTACCTGCGGGAGTCGCAGGCTGCAAAG CCATCGGGATCCGCTGTAAAGACGGTGTGGTGTTTGGCTTGGAGAAGCTGGTCTTGTCCAAACTGTACGAGGAGGGCTCCAACAAGCGCATCTTGAACATCGACAGACACGTCGGCATG GCAGTGGCGGGTCTCCTGGCTGATGCGCACTCGTTGGCGGAAGTGGCCCGGGAGGAGGCGTCCAACTTCAAGTCCAACTACGGACACAACATTCCCCTCAAG CACCTGTCTGAGCGTGTGGCCATGTACGTGCACGCCTACACCCTGTACAGCGCAGTGCGACCCTTTGGCTGCAA CTTCATCCTGGGCTCCCACGACAAAGACGACGACCCGCAGCTCTATAGGGTCGACCCTTCCGGTGTCTCTTAT GGCTACTGGGGGTGTGCCATCGGAAAAGCCAAACAAGCTACCAAGACAGAAATTGAGAAATTGCAG GTTCTTCCTCAAGGTGTCCGAGCTCTTCAAGAAGACCAGG AAAATCGAGGCGCGGGTTGCGGCCGACAAGGACCTGAAGTTGGCCGACAAGGACCTGAAGTTGGCCGACTTGTTGAAATATTACCTGCGGGAGTCGCAGGCTGCAAAG GACCTGCTCTACCGCAGGAGTCGAGCGCTGCTGGATTACGAGAGCGCCAACAAGGCTCTGGACAAAGGCCACGCCAAAAACCGAGACATCCTGCAGGCGGAGAGCAGCCAGCAGCTGTGCTGTCACAAGTTCGACAAGATCTCCGACTCCACCAAGCAAG AGCTCATCGACTTCAAGACCAGGCGAGTGGCGGCGTTCAGGAAGAACCTGGTGGAGCTGGCAGAGTTGGAGCTCAAACACGCCAAGGTAGACCCCGCCCCTCCCGGAGGTGGACACGTTGTCATAGCTGCAGAGCTTCCTGGGGGTCCTGA
- the LOC133646739 gene encoding proteasome subunit alpha type-3, translated as MSSIGTGYDLSASTFSPDGRVFQVEYAIKAVENSSTAIGIRCKDGVVFGVEKLVLSKLYEEGSNKRIFNIDRHVGMAVAGLLADARSLAEVAREEASNFRSNYGHDIPLKHLSERVAMYVHAYTLYSAVRPFGCSFILGSHDKDDGPQLYMVDPSGVSYGYWGCAIGKAKQAAKTEIEKLQMREMTCRELVKEVAKIIYIVHDEVKDKAFELELSWVGEVTNGRHVLVPKDVREEAEKYAKDSLEEDDDSDEDNM; from the exons ATGAGCTCCATAGGGACCGGG TACGACCTGTCAGCGTCCACCTTCTCACCTGACGGCCGAGTCTTCCAGGTGGAGTACGCCATCAAGGCTGTGGAAAACAGCAG CACAGCCATCGGAATCCGCTGTAAAGACGGTGTGGTGTTTGGTGTGGAGAAGCTGGTATTGTCCAAACTGTACGAGGAGGGCTCCAACAAGCGCATCTTCAACATTGACAGACACGTCGGCATG GCAGTGGCGGGTCTCCTGGCTGATGCGCGTTCGTTGGCGGAAGTGGCCCGGGAGGAGGCGTCCAACTTCAGGTCCAACTACGGACACGACATTCCCCTCAAG CACCTGTCGGAGCGTGTGGCCATGTACGTGCACGCCTACACCCTGTACAGTGCCGTGCGACCCTTTGGCTGCAG CTTCATCCTGGGCTCCCACGACAAAGACGACGGCCCGCAGCTCTACATGGTCGACCCTTCCGGCGTCTCTTAT ggCTACTGGGGGTGTGCCATCGGAAAAGCCAAACAAGCTGCCAAGACAGAAATTGAGAAATTACAG atgCGGGAGATGACGTGCAGAGAGCTGGTAAAAGAGGTTGCCAAAAT AATCTACATCGTCCACGACGAGGTGAAGGACAAAGCTTTTGAGTTGGAGCTCAGCTGGGTCGGAGAAG TCACAAACGGACGCCACGTGCTCGTGCCCAAAGACGTCCGAGAGGAGGCGGAGAAATACGCCAAG GACTCGCTGGAGGAGGACGACGACTCGGACGAAGAcaacatgtaa